In Luteitalea sp. TBR-22, one genomic interval encodes:
- a CDS encoding bifunctional 2-polyprenyl-6-hydroxyphenol methylase/3-demethylubiquinol 3-O-methyltransferase UbiG has product MSDVRFTRSIDKAHLARLKAAREEADAAYNAALSALDAALPAVPEMPHPAAPADEAQVTTLNERYAVLSAAPVVGGLKGLLLKPVLAVVAPYLARQEAFNAALVDHVNRNVAAERSVRESQAALIETLRIELERLATFHSALIVYLQQLTPYVDTKDYEFDGLAMRRLEDVGEAVDTLHHRTVGPGGAISGVGDELNKRLERLAVHERRFEARVAALDAAHTQLAQSLGVVTRATQTLKREVERLVEREPRSGHRAPEPVAATGPLDVESAGPSAASDNSFARGGIESFKYVGFEDQFRGSTTVIRERLKDYLPVFAGQQDVLDIGCGRGEFLELLRQQGIRSRGLDINHEMVEECRQRGLDALEGDALGHLRGLPDDSLGGIFAAQVVEHLQPDYLVALLQRAHDVLRPGGVLALETVNVACWFAFFQSYVRDITHVRPLHPETLAYFVRASGFPHVDVQFRSPYPEAHKLQHVPGSDAMHYALNANVDTLNSLLFTHLDYAVIARKP; this is encoded by the coding sequence ATGTCCGACGTCCGCTTCACCCGCTCGATCGACAAGGCCCACCTCGCCCGCCTGAAGGCGGCGCGGGAGGAGGCCGACGCTGCGTACAACGCGGCGCTGTCGGCGCTCGACGCGGCGCTGCCCGCAGTGCCGGAGATGCCGCACCCGGCCGCACCGGCCGACGAGGCACAGGTCACCACGCTCAACGAGCGCTACGCGGTGCTTTCGGCGGCTCCCGTCGTCGGCGGCCTGAAGGGCCTGCTGCTCAAGCCGGTGCTCGCCGTGGTGGCCCCCTACCTCGCGCGGCAGGAGGCGTTCAACGCGGCGCTGGTCGATCACGTCAATCGGAACGTCGCGGCGGAGCGGTCGGTGCGCGAGAGCCAGGCCGCGCTGATCGAGACGCTGCGCATCGAACTGGAGCGGCTCGCCACCTTCCACTCCGCGCTCATCGTCTACCTGCAGCAGCTCACGCCGTACGTCGACACCAAGGACTACGAGTTCGACGGGTTGGCCATGCGGCGGCTCGAGGACGTCGGCGAGGCCGTCGACACGCTGCACCACCGGACCGTCGGCCCTGGCGGCGCGATCAGCGGGGTGGGCGACGAGTTGAACAAGCGCCTCGAGCGGCTGGCCGTGCACGAGCGGCGCTTCGAGGCGCGAGTGGCCGCACTCGACGCCGCGCACACCCAACTGGCGCAATCGCTCGGCGTGGTCACCCGCGCGACCCAGACGCTCAAGCGCGAAGTGGAACGCCTCGTCGAACGGGAACCGCGTTCCGGGCACCGGGCACCGGAACCCGTCGCGGCGACGGGCCCTCTGGACGTCGAGTCGGCGGGGCCGTCGGCGGCCAGCGACAACTCCTTCGCGCGCGGCGGGATCGAGTCGTTCAAGTACGTCGGCTTCGAGGACCAGTTCCGCGGGTCGACGACGGTCATCAGGGAGCGGCTGAAGGACTACCTGCCGGTGTTCGCGGGCCAGCAGGACGTGCTGGACATCGGGTGCGGGCGCGGCGAGTTCCTCGAACTGCTCCGTCAGCAGGGAATCCGCAGCCGCGGGCTGGACATCAACCACGAGATGGTCGAGGAGTGCCGTCAACGCGGCCTCGACGCGCTCGAAGGCGACGCGCTCGGCCACCTGCGCGGCCTGCCCGACGACAGCCTCGGCGGCATCTTCGCGGCGCAGGTCGTGGAGCACCTGCAGCCCGACTATCTGGTGGCGCTGCTGCAGCGCGCGCACGACGTGCTGCGCCCGGGCGGCGTGCTGGCGCTCGAGACCGTCAATGTCGCGTGCTGGTTCGCCTTCTTCCAGAGCTACGTGCGCGACATCACGCACGTCCGGCCGCTGCACCCAGAGACGCTCGCGTACTTCGTGCGCGCCAGCGGGTTCCCGCACGTCGACGTGCAGTTCCGCTCGCCGTACCCCGAGGCGCACAAGCTGCAGCACGTGCCGGGGAGCGACGCCATGCACTACGCGCTGAACGCCAACGTCGACACGCTCAACAGCCTGCTGTTCACCCACCTCGACTACGCGGTGATTGCGCGCAAGCCGTAG
- a CDS encoding DUF3108 domain-containing protein, translating into MTTRHLLLVLLTLVGPLALATGAQRLPSRLGGPVGPPPKPGAPAPPRPGAPATGAPSTPARPTGPEKVVPFKAGETLTYDVSWSDYLTAGAATMVVRDKRASYGSTAWYVFAEGRPTALLSKLYSVYYKADSLMDAYTLFPQRGSVFSNENGRQRMKETRFEQARRSAVFQMRTSTTMQVDQTLPGPTHDGLSALMAMRTMNLAPGASTSFGVSDSGYLYRVTLTVGAKESIKTGLGQVGGWKIVPSIRDQKGQVVGRGLAVWISDDARRLPLRIQAQLPVGSFVLTLKEAR; encoded by the coding sequence ATGACGACGCGCCACCTCCTGCTGGTTCTTCTCACCCTCGTCGGCCCGCTCGCGCTCGCGACGGGCGCCCAGCGCCTGCCCTCGCGCCTCGGCGGCCCGGTGGGCCCACCGCCCAAGCCGGGCGCCCCGGCGCCGCCGCGGCCCGGCGCGCCTGCCACGGGCGCCCCGTCCACGCCAGCCAGGCCGACCGGCCCCGAGAAGGTGGTGCCCTTCAAGGCCGGCGAGACCCTGACCTACGACGTGTCGTGGTCCGATTACCTGACCGCCGGCGCGGCCACCATGGTGGTGCGCGACAAGCGCGCCTCGTACGGCTCCACGGCCTGGTACGTCTTTGCCGAGGGTCGGCCCACCGCCCTGCTCTCCAAGCTGTATTCGGTCTACTACAAGGCCGATTCGCTGATGGATGCCTACACGCTGTTCCCGCAGCGCGGGTCGGTGTTCAGCAACGAGAACGGCCGCCAGCGCATGAAGGAGACGCGCTTCGAGCAGGCCAGGCGCAGCGCGGTGTTCCAGATGCGCACCTCGACCACGATGCAGGTCGACCAGACCCTGCCCGGCCCGACGCACGACGGCCTCTCGGCGCTGATGGCGATGCGCACGATGAACCTCGCACCTGGCGCCAGCACGTCGTTCGGCGTTTCCGACAGCGGGTACCTCTATCGCGTGACGCTGACGGTGGGCGCCAAGGAGTCGATCAAGACGGGCCTCGGCCAGGTGGGCGGCTGGAAGATCGTGCCGTCGATCCGCGACCAGAAGGGGCAGGTGGTCGGCCGCGGCCTCGCCGTGTGGATCTCCGACGATGCGCGACGGTTGCCGCTGCGGATCCAGGCACAGTTGCCGGTGGGCTCCTTCGTGCTGACGCTCAAGGAGGCGCGTTGA
- a CDS encoding NAD-dependent epimerase/dehydratase family protein, producing MTPARVLVTGGAGFVGSALALRARQAWPGATVIALDNLRRRGSELNLARLRQAGVTFVHGDIRQPADLGPLGKDLDLLLECSAEPSVLAGYDGDPSYVVDTNLTGTVHCLELARKAGAAVLFLSTSRVYPIAALNAIATVEGDTRFEIADAPHGPGLSTRGVAEDFPLAGTRSIYGATKLASELLIAEYHEAFGVPTIVNRCGVIAGPWQMGKVDQGVFSLWMARHLHGGALTYNGWNGQGKQVRDLLHVEDLADLVVAEVEQFERLDGQLFNVGGGRACSLSLRETTALCEAITGRRLDITPNPAMRVADIKLYLTDNARVTAATGWAPRRTPADVLRDLHAWMVEHGPALQAAGI from the coding sequence TTGACGCCAGCCCGCGTCCTGGTGACCGGGGGTGCCGGCTTCGTCGGATCGGCGCTGGCCCTCCGCGCGCGGCAGGCCTGGCCGGGCGCCACGGTCATCGCGCTGGACAACCTGCGGAGGCGTGGCAGCGAGCTCAACCTGGCCCGGCTGCGCCAGGCCGGCGTGACGTTCGTCCACGGCGACATCCGCCAGCCGGCCGACCTCGGCCCGCTCGGCAAGGATCTCGACCTCCTCCTCGAGTGTTCGGCCGAGCCCTCGGTGCTCGCCGGCTACGACGGCGACCCCAGCTACGTGGTCGACACCAACCTGACCGGCACGGTCCATTGCCTCGAACTGGCCCGCAAGGCTGGCGCCGCCGTGCTGTTCCTGTCGACGAGCCGCGTCTATCCCATCGCCGCGCTCAACGCGATTGCGACGGTCGAAGGCGACACGCGGTTCGAGATCGCCGACGCGCCGCACGGCCCCGGGTTGTCGACGCGCGGCGTCGCCGAGGACTTCCCGCTGGCCGGCACGCGGTCGATCTACGGCGCCACCAAGCTCGCCTCCGAGTTGCTCATCGCGGAGTACCACGAGGCCTTCGGCGTGCCGACCATCGTGAACCGCTGCGGCGTGATCGCGGGCCCCTGGCAGATGGGCAAGGTCGACCAGGGCGTGTTCTCGCTGTGGATGGCGCGGCACCTGCACGGGGGCGCCCTGACCTACAACGGGTGGAACGGCCAGGGCAAGCAGGTGCGCGACCTGCTGCACGTCGAGGACCTGGCCGACCTGGTGGTCGCCGAGGTCGAGCAGTTCGAGCGCCTCGACGGCCAGCTGTTCAACGTCGGCGGCGGCCGGGCGTGCAGCCTGTCGTTGCGGGAGACCACGGCCCTGTGCGAGGCCATCACGGGCAGGCGCCTCGACATCACGCCGAATCCGGCGATGCGCGTGGCCGACATCAAGCTGTACCTGACCGACAACGCGCGGGTGACGGCGGCCACCGGTTGGGCGCCTCGGCGGACGCCGGCCGACGTGTTGCGGGACCTGCACGCGTGGATGGTCGAGCACGGCCCTGCCCTGCAGGCGGCAGGCATATGA
- a CDS encoding NAD-dependent epimerase/dehydratase family protein translates to MAVALITGSAGLIGSEAVDSFVARGYDVAGIDNDMRRRFFGDEASTAWQRDELERRHGRQYRHHDVDIRDAAAINAVVAQYGTAIAAVIHTAAQPSHDWAAREPFTDFGVNAIGTLNLLEACREHCPDAVFVFTSTNKVYGDTPNRLPLVEQETRWEIDPSHPFADGIDESMSIDQSTHSLFGASKVAADVLVQEYGRYFGMRTGVFRGGCLTGPHHSGTMLHGFLAYLMKCTVTGTPYRVFGYKGKQVRDNIHSADLVSALHAFVDAPRAGEVYNIGGSRFSHCSMLEAITLCEEIAGRELSWSYEEKNRIGDHIWYVSDIGKFRRHYPTWVQQHDVRSLLRDIHDRNVDRWTALQP, encoded by the coding sequence ATGGCTGTCGCCCTCATCACCGGCTCGGCCGGCCTGATTGGCTCGGAAGCCGTCGACTCGTTCGTGGCCCGTGGGTACGACGTCGCCGGCATCGACAACGACATGCGCCGTCGCTTCTTCGGCGACGAGGCGTCCACGGCCTGGCAGCGCGACGAGCTCGAGCGGCGCCACGGCCGGCAGTATCGCCATCACGACGTCGACATCCGCGATGCGGCGGCCATCAATGCCGTCGTGGCGCAGTACGGCACGGCCATCGCGGCCGTGATCCACACGGCGGCGCAGCCGTCGCACGACTGGGCCGCCCGCGAGCCGTTCACCGATTTCGGGGTCAACGCCATCGGCACGCTCAACCTCCTCGAGGCGTGCCGCGAGCACTGCCCGGACGCCGTCTTCGTGTTCACCTCGACCAACAAGGTGTACGGCGACACGCCGAACCGCCTGCCGCTGGTCGAGCAGGAGACGCGCTGGGAGATCGACCCGTCGCATCCCTTCGCGGACGGGATCGACGAGTCGATGAGCATCGACCAGTCGACGCACTCGCTGTTCGGCGCATCCAAGGTCGCCGCCGACGTGCTCGTGCAGGAGTACGGGCGCTACTTCGGGATGCGGACGGGCGTGTTCCGCGGCGGCTGCCTCACCGGGCCGCACCACTCGGGCACGATGCTGCACGGCTTCCTGGCGTACCTGATGAAGTGCACCGTGACCGGCACCCCGTACCGCGTGTTCGGCTACAAGGGCAAGCAGGTGCGCGACAACATCCACAGCGCCGACCTGGTCAGCGCGCTGCACGCCTTCGTCGACGCGCCGCGCGCCGGCGAGGTCTACAACATCGGCGGCTCGCGGTTCTCGCACTGCTCGATGCTCGAGGCGATCACGCTGTGCGAGGAAATCGCGGGCCGCGAGCTGTCCTGGTCCTACGAGGAGAAGAACCGCATCGGCGACCACATCTGGTACGTGAGCGACATCGGCAAGTTCAGGCGCCACTACCCGACCTGGGTCCAGCAGCACGACGTCCGGAGCCTGCTGCGCGACATCCACGACCGGAACGTCGACCGATGGACGGCACTTCAACCGTGA
- a CDS encoding class I SAM-dependent methyltransferase — protein MDGTSTVSGAAGGVDVQAVYERRFGDTLAFRRQMWDVLCRDFFQQYVPADATVVEIGAGYCEFINHIRAGRKVAVDLNPDTRGHAGPDVAVITSSTSHIAPLGDASADVVFASNFLEHLTREDILSTLREVRRILKPGGRFLVLQPNIRYCKEDYWQFFDHITPLCDRSLTEALEMTGFRVPYVLRRFLPFTTQGRLPNSIALLKLYLKLRPAWRIFGQQSFLIATPRA, from the coding sequence ATGGACGGCACTTCAACCGTGAGCGGGGCAGCGGGTGGTGTCGACGTCCAGGCCGTGTACGAGCGCCGGTTCGGCGACACGCTGGCGTTCCGTCGGCAGATGTGGGACGTCCTCTGTCGCGACTTCTTCCAGCAGTACGTGCCTGCGGATGCCACGGTCGTCGAGATCGGCGCCGGCTACTGCGAGTTCATCAACCACATTCGCGCCGGCCGGAAGGTGGCCGTCGACCTCAATCCGGACACGCGCGGGCACGCCGGCCCCGACGTCGCCGTGATCACGTCCTCCACCTCGCACATCGCGCCGCTGGGCGACGCGAGCGCCGACGTGGTGTTTGCCAGCAATTTCCTCGAGCACCTGACGCGTGAGGACATCCTCTCGACCCTGCGCGAGGTGCGACGGATCCTCAAGCCCGGCGGCCGGTTCCTCGTCCTGCAGCCCAACATCCGGTACTGCAAGGAAGACTACTGGCAGTTCTTCGATCACATCACGCCGCTCTGCGACCGGAGCCTCACCGAGGCGCTCGAGATGACGGGCTTCCGGGTGCCGTACGTGCTCCGGCGGTTCCTGCCGTTCACCACACAGGGGCGGCTGCCGAACTCCATCGCCCTGCTGAAGCTGTACCTCAAGCTGCGTCCCGCGTGGCGCATCTTCGGACAGCAGAGCTTCCTGATCGCCACGCCCCGTGCCTGA
- a CDS encoding glycosyltransferase family 2 protein — MPDAPLTLSVVIPAHNEAEGITGTLRTFAARLRAEAIPFELLVVDDHSTDGTAAVLAALAGELPELRRVDNPRPGGFGHAVIAGLEAFAGDAVAIVMADASDDPADLVTYYRTLASGYDCVFGSRFVRGARVVDYPRHKLLLNRVANGFIRLLFGLRLNDVTNAFKCYRREAIEGCRPYLSKHFNLTVELPLKAIVRGYTYAVVPINWYNRTSGVSKLKIKEMGSRYLFIVLYVWLEKVLSRGDYRKPQHAAPDR; from the coding sequence GTGCCTGACGCGCCGTTGACCCTCTCGGTGGTGATTCCTGCCCATAACGAGGCCGAGGGCATCACCGGGACGCTGAGGACGTTTGCCGCCCGCCTGCGGGCCGAGGCGATCCCGTTCGAGCTGCTCGTGGTGGACGACCACAGCACCGACGGCACCGCTGCGGTGCTGGCGGCCCTGGCCGGCGAGCTGCCGGAACTGCGGCGCGTCGACAATCCCAGGCCGGGCGGCTTCGGGCATGCCGTCATCGCCGGCCTCGAGGCGTTTGCCGGCGACGCCGTGGCGATCGTCATGGCCGACGCCTCCGACGACCCGGCCGACCTGGTGACCTATTACCGGACGCTCGCCTCCGGGTACGATTGCGTGTTCGGGTCGCGGTTCGTGCGGGGGGCCCGCGTGGTGGACTACCCCCGGCACAAGCTCCTGCTGAACAGGGTCGCCAACGGGTTCATCCGCCTGCTGTTCGGCCTGCGCCTGAACGACGTGACCAACGCGTTCAAGTGCTACCGGCGCGAGGCCATCGAGGGCTGCCGGCCGTACCTGAGCAAGCACTTCAACCTCACGGTGGAGCTGCCCCTGAAGGCGATCGTGCGCGGCTACACGTACGCGGTGGTGCCGATCAACTGGTACAACCGGACGAGCGGCGTGTCGAAGCTGAAGATCAAGGAGATGGGGAGCCGGTACCTCTTCATCGTCCTGTACGTGTGGCTGGAGAAGGTGTTGTCGCGAGGGGACTACCGGAAGCCCCAGCATGCGGCCCCGGACCGCTGA
- a CDS encoding GDP-mannose 4,6-dehydratase: MHVLITGGAGFIGSHLSDALLAAGHRVHVIDDLSTGSIGNIAHLKPNPAFSYTVDTVDNERLLAELVDEADVIFHLAAAVGVKKIVEEPVATIENNVHGTEVVLRQANKKKKLVVIASTSEVYGKSTDVPFNEDQDLVMGPTHKHRWAYACSKAIDEFLGLAYHKERKLPVIIVRFFNTVGPRQSGQYGMVIPNFVKQALAGTPITVHGDGTQSRSFTYVGDVVRALLALVAEPKAIGQVFNIGNGEEITINALAEKVKAMTGSASEIVRIPYDQAYESGFEDMPRRVPDLTKIRNLVGYEPRVGLDQILREVIDYMRA, from the coding sequence ATGCATGTGCTGATCACCGGCGGTGCCGGCTTCATCGGATCCCACCTGTCGGATGCCCTGCTGGCTGCCGGCCATCGGGTCCACGTGATCGACGATCTGTCCACCGGCTCGATCGGCAACATCGCGCACCTGAAGCCGAACCCCGCGTTCTCGTACACGGTCGACACGGTGGACAACGAGCGGCTGCTGGCCGAGCTGGTCGACGAGGCCGACGTGATCTTCCACCTGGCCGCGGCGGTGGGCGTCAAGAAGATCGTCGAGGAGCCGGTCGCCACGATCGAGAACAACGTGCACGGCACCGAGGTCGTGCTGCGGCAGGCCAACAAGAAGAAGAAGCTGGTGGTGATCGCCTCGACGTCGGAGGTGTACGGCAAGAGCACCGACGTGCCGTTCAACGAGGATCAGGACCTGGTGATGGGGCCGACGCACAAGCACCGCTGGGCGTACGCCTGCAGCAAGGCGATCGACGAGTTCCTGGGCCTGGCCTACCACAAGGAACGCAAGCTGCCGGTGATCATCGTGCGCTTCTTCAACACGGTGGGCCCCCGTCAGTCCGGCCAGTACGGCATGGTCATCCCCAACTTCGTGAAGCAGGCGCTGGCGGGCACGCCCATCACCGTGCACGGCGACGGCACCCAGTCGCGCAGCTTCACCTACGTCGGCGATGTCGTGCGGGCCCTGCTGGCGCTGGTGGCCGAACCGAAGGCCATCGGGCAGGTGTTCAACATCGGCAACGGCGAGGAGATCACCATCAACGCGCTGGCCGAGAAGGTGAAGGCGATGACCGGCAGCGCGTCGGAGATCGTCCGCATCCCGTACGACCAGGCCTACGAATCGGGCTTCGAGGACATGCCGCGCCGCGTGCCCGACCTCACCAAGATTCGCAACCTCGTCGGCTACGAGCCCAGGGTGGGCCTCGACCAGATCCTGCGCGAGGTCATCGACTACATGCGCGCGTAG
- a CDS encoding nucleoside-diphosphate sugar epimerase/dehydratase, with protein MTSGESPRRILLVGAGHTARLLAEGLAAEAHGLRLVAVLDDDPARLGTRLGTALVEGAVSALAEVARRHEATEVVIAIPSLTGGRLREIVAAARGAGLPASTMPGIVELLGRSITPRQLRPVELGDLLRRTEVRCDDPPPAYLHGQCVLITGGGGSIGRELARQVCRAAPARVILLGHGENSIHAAHADLTADADAPPIVPVIADITDRRSLARVFATHAPGVVFHAAAHKHVPLMEQFPAEAVRNNVLGTRNVVACAEAAGVPRLLFVSTDKAVAPASVMGATKRVCEWIVRAAAARTGHRYVSVRFGNVLGSRGSVVPVLEKQILRGGPVTLTDPAMSRFFMTIPEAVYLVLQAGGIDDDGQLYVLDMGAPVRLVDLAADLIQLAGGGDVPIVFTGLRPGEKLAEALWEAGCEVVPTGRGDVLRVTEPARAPAGRALDRVVLRLIAAARRGDADAIHARLAEAIPTFVSSRLVPPPDPTRACSR; from the coding sequence ATGACCTCCGGCGAATCACCGCGCCGCATCCTGCTCGTCGGCGCCGGCCATACCGCCCGCCTGCTGGCCGAGGGCCTCGCGGCCGAGGCCCACGGCCTGCGGCTGGTGGCCGTCCTCGACGACGACCCCGCGCGCCTCGGCACGCGCCTGGGTACCGCCCTGGTCGAGGGAGCGGTCAGCGCACTGGCCGAGGTCGCACGCCGACACGAGGCCACCGAGGTCGTCATCGCCATCCCCAGCCTCACCGGCGGGCGGCTTCGCGAGATCGTCGCCGCGGCGCGTGGCGCCGGGCTTCCGGCCAGCACCATGCCCGGCATCGTCGAGCTGCTCGGGCGCTCGATCACGCCCCGGCAGTTGCGGCCGGTGGAACTCGGCGACCTGTTGCGCCGCACCGAGGTCCGCTGCGACGACCCGCCGCCGGCCTACCTCCACGGCCAGTGCGTCCTCATCACCGGGGGCGGTGGCTCCATCGGTCGTGAACTGGCCCGGCAGGTGTGCCGGGCAGCACCGGCGCGCGTCATCCTGCTCGGGCACGGGGAGAACAGCATCCACGCCGCGCACGCCGACCTGACGGCCGACGCCGACGCACCGCCGATCGTGCCGGTGATCGCCGACATCACCGATCGTCGCAGCCTGGCGCGCGTCTTCGCCACCCACGCGCCCGGCGTGGTCTTCCACGCGGCGGCCCACAAGCACGTGCCGCTGATGGAGCAGTTCCCCGCCGAGGCCGTGAGGAACAACGTGCTCGGCACGCGCAACGTCGTCGCCTGCGCCGAGGCTGCCGGCGTCCCGCGGCTGCTCTTCGTGTCCACCGACAAGGCCGTCGCCCCGGCCAGCGTGATGGGCGCCACCAAGCGCGTGTGCGAGTGGATCGTGCGCGCCGCGGCAGCGCGCACCGGGCACCGCTACGTATCGGTGCGCTTCGGCAACGTCCTCGGCAGCCGCGGCAGCGTCGTGCCGGTCCTCGAGAAGCAGATCCTCCGAGGCGGGCCCGTCACGCTGACCGACCCGGCGATGTCGCGCTTCTTCATGACCATCCCCGAGGCCGTCTACCTCGTCCTGCAGGCGGGCGGCATCGACGATGACGGGCAGCTGTACGTACTGGACATGGGCGCGCCAGTGCGCCTGGTGGACCTGGCCGCGGACCTGATCCAGCTGGCCGGCGGCGGCGACGTGCCGATCGTGTTCACGGGACTGCGGCCGGGCGAGAAGCTGGCCGAGGCGCTGTGGGAAGCCGGGTGCGAGGTGGTCCCGACGGGCAGGGGCGACGTGTTGCGCGTCACCGAGCCGGCGCGAGCGCCAGCCGGCCGGGCCCTCGACCGCGTGGTCCTCCGCCTCATCGCCGCGGCCCGGCGCGGTGATGCCGACGCGATCCACGCGCGGCTGGCCGAGGCGATCCCGACGTTCGTGTCGAGCCGCCTCGTCCCGCCGCCCGATCCTACGCGCGCATGTAGTCGATGA
- a CDS encoding glycosyltransferase, translating to MNPAETIDMTEASTGVTPSAAERYRTERTAHWDGVARMGDRAPNWGAYYHARLAEVYRLQVPEGQRVLELGCGAGHLLAAVKPAHGVGIDMSREMIERARQAHPALTFEVADAHALQHLTEPFDVIILSDLVNDLWDVQSVLDHVRRLSHPRTRVVMNFYSHLWELPLRAAGRLGLTRPLLYQNWLTTPDMANLLYLADLEVVRSWEEVLCPLRVPGLARLCNRFLAKLWPFRHLALAHFVVARPRAGALDAGSPAAAGRDRPTVSVIVPARNEAGNIRAAFERTPRMGGGTELIFVEGHSSDDTWAAIEREMAAHPDVPSRAFRQTGKGKGDAVRLGFAEARGDILMILDADLTMPPEDLPRFYEAVASGKADFANGVRLVYPQEKQAMRFLNLLGNKFFSAAFSWLLGQSLKDTLCGTKVLWRREYERIAANRAYFGEFDPFGDFDLLFGAAKQGLKIVDVPIRYRERTYGSTNIQRWSHGWLLLRMVIFAARRIKFV from the coding sequence ATGAATCCAGCAGAGACGATCGACATGACCGAGGCATCGACCGGCGTCACACCGTCGGCGGCCGAGCGCTACCGCACCGAACGAACCGCCCACTGGGACGGCGTGGCCCGCATGGGCGACCGCGCCCCGAACTGGGGCGCGTACTATCACGCGCGGCTGGCGGAGGTGTATCGGCTGCAGGTCCCGGAGGGCCAGCGGGTGCTGGAACTCGGGTGCGGCGCCGGTCATCTGCTGGCCGCGGTCAAGCCGGCGCACGGCGTCGGCATCGACATGTCGCGCGAGATGATCGAGCGCGCCCGGCAGGCGCACCCGGCCCTCACCTTCGAGGTCGCCGACGCGCATGCGCTGCAGCACCTGACCGAGCCGTTCGACGTGATCATCCTGTCGGACCTGGTCAACGACCTGTGGGACGTCCAGTCCGTACTCGACCACGTGCGTCGCCTCTCCCATCCGCGCACGCGGGTGGTGATGAACTTCTACAGCCACCTGTGGGAACTCCCGCTGCGCGCGGCGGGCCGCCTCGGCCTGACGCGGCCCCTGCTCTACCAGAACTGGCTGACGACGCCCGACATGGCCAACCTGCTGTACCTGGCCGACCTCGAGGTCGTGCGATCGTGGGAGGAAGTGCTGTGCCCGCTGCGCGTGCCCGGCCTCGCGCGCCTGTGCAACAGGTTCCTGGCCAAGCTGTGGCCCTTCCGGCACCTGGCGCTGGCGCACTTCGTGGTCGCACGGCCGCGCGCCGGCGCACTGGATGCCGGGTCCCCCGCCGCGGCAGGCCGCGATCGTCCCACCGTGTCGGTCATCGTGCCGGCCAGGAACGAGGCGGGCAACATCCGGGCGGCCTTCGAGCGCACGCCGCGGATGGGAGGCGGCACGGAGTTGATCTTCGTCGAGGGCCACTCATCCGACGACACCTGGGCCGCGATCGAGCGCGAGATGGCGGCGCATCCCGACGTGCCGAGCCGCGCCTTCCGCCAGACGGGCAAGGGCAAGGGCGACGCCGTCCGCCTGGGATTCGCCGAGGCACGCGGCGACATCCTGATGATCCTCGACGCCGACCTGACGATGCCGCCCGAGGACCTGCCGCGCTTCTACGAGGCCGTGGCGTCGGGCAAGGCGGACTTCGCCAACGGCGTGCGTCTGGTGTACCCGCAGGAGAAGCAGGCGATGCGCTTCCTGAACCTGCTGGGCAACAAGTTCTTCAGCGCGGCCTTCTCGTGGCTGCTCGGACAGTCCCTCAAGGACACGCTGTGCGGCACCAAGGTGCTGTGGCGGCGCGAATACGAGCGCATTGCCGCCAACCGCGCCTACTTCGGCGAGTTCGATCCGTTCGGCGACTTCGACCTGCTCTTCGGCGCGGCCAAGCAGGGCCTGAAGATCGTGGACGTGCCGATCAGGTACCGCGAGCGGACCTACGGGTCGACCAACATCCAGCGCTGGAGCCATGGCTGGCTGCTGCTGCGCATGGTGATCTTCGCCGCGAGACGCATCAAGTTCGTGTGA